A window of Candidatus Korarchaeota archaeon NZ13-K genomic DNA:
CTCGATCTCCCTCAAACTATCGCTCTCCGTCGGCTCTATCATGAGACACTCCTGGACGACCTGGGGGAAGTACATCGTGGGCGGATGCAGGCCCCTGTCTATCAGGGCCTTGGCGAAGTCCAGGGCCCTAACTCCGGTCTCCTTCCTCAGTCTGGCCAGCGATATGACGAACTCGTGCTTGCAGGGCCTATCCCTGCCGTAAGGGACGTCGAAGCCGCAATTCATCAGCCTCTTCCTCACGTAGTTGGCGTTCATCACAGCCAGGGCAGCGGTCCGTCTCACCCCCTCGCTCCCCAGCATCTTCAGGTAGGCCCAAGCCTTTATCAGAACTCCCACGTTACCGTAGAACATCCTCACCTTACCGACGCTCCTCTTCAGGTCGTAGCTCAGCCTGTAC
This region includes:
- a CDS encoding aminomethyl-transferring glycine dehydrogenase subunit GcvPB (acts in conjunction with GvcH to form H-protein-S-aminomethyldihydrolipoyllysine from glycine; forms a heterodimer with subunit 1 to form the P protein); the encoded protein is YRLSYDLKRSVGKVRMFYGNVGVLIKAWAYLKMLGSEGVRRTAALAVMNANYVRKRLMNCGFDVPYGRDRPCKHEFVISLARLRKETGVRALDFAKALIDRGLHPPTMYFPQVVQECLMIEPTESDSLREIERYIEAMDEIRRLAYERPEEILNAPRRASITRVDESMANRVLWLTWKIYEKQKGEKELKG